The stretch of DNA TTTATGGGATCTCTAGGGTTTAGTAAAGATGAAATTGCTGCTGTTCTTACAGATTCTGTAACTAAAAATCCTATTGAGATTTTAGACATTGCGGAAGCTCTCCAGCTATTAAAGAAAGAGCATTCCCACCAGTTAATAGTGATTGCTACGACTCATAATCGTTTAAAGAAGATGCTTTCCTCTCTAGAATTTTCTATGGCCTCATACTCTATGGAAAGTTTTGGAGATCGTGAAGCTAACTTTAAGCGAATTCTTGATACTTTCCCACAGCCTCCTGAGAAAAGCTCGGCAAAGGCGTTTTTAGAATACTTCTTAGCCCTCTGCGGTCTTTCTAATGATATTGAAGATTTCTTTAATAATGTACATATTGCTACTGATGATGACGGCATTCGAAACTTACGAATTTCACTACTACTTTCTGCTATGGAGAAGTTTTCCTTATGTCATTGGGAATCTATAGCTATTTAATTTGATATAACATTTAGATAAAAGAAAACGCTCGTAAGAGGAAATCCTCCGAGCGTTTTCTTTTATTAAGAGAGTATCTGGTTTATGCTACGGACTACTCTTCTGAGTGAAACCCAGACTTACTTGTCTTCCGTTTCTGTAGGCTTTTCATCTGCTGATGCTTGTTCTTCATCTTCCCAACACTCTACTAAAAACGGAGTTCCTTCTTCTGTAACTTCTTCATCCGCAGTTAAAGGAACTGGGCTAACTTCTATGATATTTCCAGGTCCTTCTTTTGTGACACAAATAACCACAACACTTAACCCTTCAGGAAAAGACTCTTCCTCGAACAATTTTTTGAATGCTTCGATCTCGTCAAGCATGAGGTCTCGGACTGGAGGATAAATCAGTGGGACACCTCCTGAGGGCGCGAGCAGGACAAAGTTGGCTACCTCAGAAAATATAGATTCTGAAAATACAGAAATTACCCCGTTGCATGCCTGGTTTAACTCTACGCAGGATTCTGGATCGAAATTATTGTCGGGATTATAGAGTACTACAATAACCAGTGGCTTTTTCTCATTTCGTGATGCTTGCAAGGCTTGCAAATAAGAGCGATAAACTTGTATATCTTGAACTTCAACTATCTCCTGCTGATTGTTGTCATCGTTTTTTGGGCTTGGGCTACTCTCCTCACCGAAAAGAGGGAATATCATTAATAATGAAAGTAGAGATAGTGCGGTACGCATTTAATGCCTCCTTGTTTAATCAAAATTATTTCTGAGATAGGGTGTCAAAATTCTATTTTAAAAGATACTCTAATTCTTAGTTCCCAAAGGCAAGACAGCACAACATTGAGCCACGCCCTGTTTATCTATCAAAATATAGCATAAGCGAGGACCGTCAACAGCACTCACCTCGGGGAACATTTCTATAAAACTTCCCATATAGAAAATCACAGGATCCATCTTGTAAGGAAAGTCCATGGGACTAATTAACCCAGGGCATAAAACAACGGTATTAAAGCCCTTAGTGATTGCCTCGGGGAGCGAAAAGGAACCATTCGTTAAAGAAACAAATTCTTTGGTCTGTTGTTCAGAGAAAAAGACTAGAATTCCAGCTTTCCCCTCAGCAATAGCATTACTATAGGCAGCTTCGAACTTACAGAAGAGTTGAGAACCTTCTGCACAGGCAAGTTGTGTAGGCCATACAACCCCTTCATCCTTACCTACTAGAGGTTCTGCCGCTATTAAAGAGGGAGAGAAAAGAATAAGGGCTAGTAAAGTAATAAGGTAACGGTAAAACATAACTTTATTCACACTTTATTTAAACTAAAAGGACACTATCACAAACAATGAATTAGATCATTATAAATAGATAAATAAAAAAATTAAAAATATAGTTTTATAAAACCTGAGCTCTTTAGATCACAGTCAGGCTATGAATCTTCGAGACGAGGATAGAGAAAACCATATTTGCTAGGCTATAGAGAACAGGCCGCCGATATAAATAGCTAAGGGTAATTTGTAAGTGAAAGTAGCTCAAATTTAAATCACCTGATTTTGTGTTATTAAGCACTCCATTTCTAACCACTGTTGTGTTTGCCAGTCATGAAGAATAATGGAAGCTCCAAATCCATATCCGATTTCCTCTAGGAATTGACGAGCGCTTTCAGATAGAAGAAGCGTCTTGACGGCTGACGTTCCAATTGCTTCGGTTACGGAGATTCCTTGGGAGCGTGGAGAAGAAAGGAGCGTGTTCCCGTAGCAAAGGATAATACTTAAAAATGGTAGTAAAAATTTAAAAGCTTTCATGAAAAAACTAATAATAAAAATAAAAACGAAACAGTATTTTATATTAAATTTATTAAATTTTCAATGATTTAGAAATAAGATTGAATTTATTAAGAAACAACGAACCCGATCGGTCTGTTTAAATCATAATCGTTAAAGATCCCTTGACAAAAGATATGATGAAAAGTCTAAAAAACCCTGAGGTATGTTTTTAGAAAAACAAGAATTCTTTATAAAAGAAGGAGTGGCTTAAGAAAGAACTGGGTCTTCTGGATCTAGCAAACTGATTATTGTTCTATCTTTACGCAATTGAACATAATCTTCCAAAATTTCAAGCTTTTTATCTTGAGCATTTTGGTTGAGAGACAAGGGCTGGCATTGCTCGCGCCATTTCCTATCTGCCATTCTCTGAAGAGATTGTACGAAGATGGTATCTAGGGCACTTATGTTTAGGCGGCGTTTTGTTAACAATTGAAGAATTTCGGAATCAGAAAGCAGCTCAAGAGCTTCATCCAATGGAACATTTTTTCGATATTTTTCATAATAGGAAATCATAAAAACAAAGAGCTTCCTGCATTCGGAATGTTTAAAATCCTCTGGAACAAAGTAGTATTGTGCAGTATAGAGAATTTTAGCATTGAATCCGCAAAAAAGCATACAACGCAAGACATCTGTTTCCATCACAATATCGGGATGAAGCTTTGGAACTTTTTGTTTTATTGGAATTTTTTGTGGTGCAGTTTTCCCCTGAGGGTTTGCTAAGGACAATACCATATCTTCTGGTATGGTCATTAACGAGGCCAACTGCTTCAGATGCTCGTATACAAGAATAGGGCTACCCCAGTGCTTGATTTGACGAATAGCTTCTTCAACTATAAGAGCTTTTTCTCTTGGGCCAAATTTCGGGTAGGAGCTAATTTTTTCACTGATCAAAAAAGTAAGATAGTCTTCACTTTGTTCTAATAAGGCAATGAGCGTAGAGCTTCCTCGTTGCACAAGAAAAGAATCGGGATCATGGCCCTGAGGTAGCCTACATACAAATACTGACATCCCAGCAGTTTGACAAAGATCACCAACACGTAGTGCAGCTTTATTTCCTGCTTCATCACTGTCGAAAAGTAGAAAAACTTTTATAACTCCCAGCTTACTTAACTCTTTCACATGTTCCTCTGTGAATGCTGTTCCTTGAGCCGCCAATGTACAATTAAATCCTGAATCTATCATTTGCAGGCAATCAGCCTGTCCTTCTACTAAGATTACCTTTTTTTCTTTTGCTATCCTCCTACGAGAAAAGTTTAGCCCGAAGAGAATCCTCGACTTTTTGAATATAGGAGTTTCTGGAGTGTTCACATACTTGCCTCCTTGAGAGTTTTCTAAAAATTTCCTCGATGAAAATCCAATAGTATGTCCTAACGCATCATGGACAGGAAAAACGATCCTTCGCGAAAAC from Candidatus Chlamydia corallus encodes:
- the dnaG gene encoding DNA primase, translated to MYTEDSLDNLRHSIDIVDVLSEHIHLKRSGATYKACCPFHTEKTPSFIVNPTGAHYHCFGCGAHGDAIGFLMQHLGYSFTEAVLVLSKKFQVDLVLKPKDSGYTPPQGLKEELRQINSEAETFFRYCLYHLPEGRQALQYLYQRGFSPDTIDRFHLGYGPEQSLFLQAMQERKISQEQLHTAGFLGNKWFLFSRRIVFPVHDALGHTIGFSSRKFLENSQGGKYVNTPETPIFKKSRILFGLNFSRRRIAKEKKVILVEGQADCLQMIDSGFNCTLAAQGTAFTEEHVKELSKLGVIKVFLLFDSDEAGNKAALRVGDLCQTAGMSVFVCRLPQGHDPDSFLVQRGSSTLIALLEQSEDYLTFLISEKISSYPKFGPREKALIVEEAIRQIKHWGSPILVYEHLKQLASLMTIPEDMVLSLANPQGKTAPQKIPIKQKVPKLHPDIVMETDVLRCMLFCGFNAKILYTAQYYFVPEDFKHSECRKLFVFMISYYEKYRKNVPLDEALELLSDSEILQLLTKRRLNISALDTIFVQSLQRMADRKWREQCQPLSLNQNAQDKKLEILEDYVQLRKDRTIISLLDPEDPVLS